AATGGCACCAAAGCCATGCCGGATGGATTAAGCCGGCGGGCAAGGGCACCATTTACTACCTGATGCCGGGTCACAGCGTGCTGGAATTTCAAGACCCAGCCTACGTGCGCATTGTCATCAACGCCATCATCCACCAGCCTGGCACGCCTTAAACCGGCAGCCACCACTCCGCCCGCGCCAAATCGGTCAGGGCCGCCTCTAATTCCTTGAGTGCGACTGCCCGGGCCGCAGCCGGAGACCTCTCGACCAGGCGCTCCACCGCTCCACAAAGCTGCTGGAAACGACTGGCCGGAAGAAGCAACGCCGCCCGCCGCACCGTTTCTGGTTCCACCCCCAGCAGGCGCACGGCTGCCGGCACAAAGGAGTTCCAATGCTGCAGCGGCAGCGCCACTTCACAGCGGGTAAAGACGCCTGCCAGCCACCAGGCCGGGTCTTCCCATCCGGCGCCGTCAAAATCGAAAAAGACCAGGCGGCCCCCGGCCGTGCGCAAGGCCTGGTGCAAGCCCCAGTCTGGAGCGGCAAGCATCCGCTGGCTGAGGGGTAGGACCAGCCGGGGGTCCATGCCCGCCTTTTCTGCGCGCTTCAACACGGCGGACATTACCACCTGCCACGCCGGTTCCCAGCGGCCCGCCAAGGCTTTGGCCCCACGCAACCCAGCCAGTTGGCGCGCCGTCTTTTCCACCCCCTGCCCCACAGCATCAAGTCGGTCCAACAGACTAAAACATGCCCCGGCAGCCGGCGGGAAAGCCCGGCCCACGGCGGCAGGCCGCAGGCGATATAAAGCGGACACCAAGGCCAGCACATCAGCCAGCGCTGCGGGGGTAAGGTCTTCCGCCTTGAGCGAAGCTCCCTCCACCCACTTCAAGAGCACACAGCGGCGTGCTGCCTGCCATACCACGGCTTCGGGCATGTGCCGCTGCGCCAACGGTTTCAGCAGGTCGTACCAAGCCTGCTCCGTTAAGAAACGCACCGCCGCGCCGCGTCCCTGACCGTACCATTTCAAGGCATAAACGCCGTCGCGGGTATGCACTTTGAAAACCTGATTGAGGGGGCCGGCGCTCACCGGCTCCCAGGCCGCATCGGGCGGCAGGCCACAGCACGAAAGCAATAGACTGATTTCCTCCTTCCTCTCGTGGGTAACCTGGCCCGCCTTCGTGTGAGAACGCTTGCTCATATCCCGTCCCCCGCATTTTATCATGCGACTTGCGCTCCCTGGCAAGAGCCTCCCCTGCCAGCGTCCCCTGATTTTCCCGGCCTGCCCAGCGGAGGAAGGCGCGGGCCTTTCAGGCGGTGGCGGCCGGTGTGGCGGCCGCATTATGCGGCGTCCCCCCCAAGGCCCGCAGAATCTTGGGCACGTCCACGTGCCGTCCAATCAAATCGCGGATGAGATTAATCTTCTCCAAATCGTCGGGGCGCGTTTTCACCACCAAATCATGGATTTTGGAGGTGACGGTATAACTATCCCCCTCCGCAAGCAACACCGGGAAGGGCATCTGGCGGATGACCTCCCGCACGGTGAGGTCCGGCTTGAATTCGTCCACCAGCACAATGCCCGCCGCGCCAATGGGCGCGCCGGCGTCCAGGGCGGCCGCCAGGGCGAGCAGGATGTCTTCGCGGTCGCCGGGCACAATGGCCAGCACGCCCGGTTGAAAGCAGCGCAGCGCGTTGTGCACGCTCATGGCGCCGATGATTAAATCGTGCACCAGCGTGTGCAGCGGACGGCCCTCGTTGAGCGGCTGCGCGTGCAGCTCCTCCATGATGGTGGCGATGGAAGGCCGCGTGAGAATCGGCAAATGCGGCAAAACCCCCAGCAGCTCCAACCCCTTGCGCGCCAGCCCGCGGCGGGCAAAGTCGCTGATGTAATCAATTTTTTCCGGCAACACCTTGTTGATAATGACGCCGATGATTTCCACGCCCTCCT
This is a stretch of genomic DNA from Fontisphaera persica. It encodes these proteins:
- a CDS encoding phosphotransacetylase family protein, with translation MNRTTPRVFIAATRQNDGKTTTSLGLMAALQRYYPRVGYIKPVGQRFVEIAEQKIDEDTVLMDSVYKLNCPLVDMSPIAVEPDFTRRYLESANNDALVEKIQRAFDRVAWEKDFVLCEGSGHAGVGAVFDLSNAQVARVLDAKVIIVSRGGIGKPIDEVTLNKALFDKEGVEIIGVIINKVLPEKIDYISDFARRGLARKGLELLGVLPHLPILTRPSIATIMEELHAQPLNEGRPLHTLVHDLIIGAMSVHNALRCFQPGVLAIVPGDREDILLALAAALDAGAPIGAAGIVLVDEFKPDLTVREVIRQMPFPVLLAEGDSYTVTSKIHDLVVKTRPDDLEKINLIRDLIGRHVDVPKILRALGGTPHNAAATPAATA